One region of Glycine max cultivar Williams 82 chromosome 9, Glycine_max_v4.0, whole genome shotgun sequence genomic DNA includes:
- the LOC100816912 gene encoding pathogenesis-related homeodomain protein, whose translation MRDVDSLNSEGSGKSSYSQEQTMSKLVSSKFKTSSTKCQEKKHKVKLKSHKHRAGTNKSKKTVTDSSIKAPLEDSSNKKVIIRKYRHKTDGKSSRMLSSTKLEGGKNSHSSGIEGNDVDGEEKIKKHKRRKKKRQRNNMDVDDASRLRRRTRYLLIKMKLEQNLIDAYSGEGWKGQSREKIRPEKELLRAKKQILKCKLNIRDAIRQLDSLSSVGSIEDSAIAPDGSVYHENIFCANCKLHEAFPDNDIILCDGTCNRAFHQRCLNPPLDTENIPPGDQGWFCKFCECKIEILEATNAHLGTQFSLDSTWQDVFKEEASMPDGDIALLNPEEEWPSDDPEDDDYNPEKKEDSHSIDIEGDDGNASNDSTSSSSLWSLNGECPPVDEGVSHEYYSVNSCIDSNESGEIACGPRQRKAVDYKKLYDEMFGKDAPPCEQVSEDEDWGPGKRKRREKESDAVNTLMTLHESENKHSNNEKNDTTREGSSGIQIRRSCFRIPVDAVEKLRQAFAENELPPRSVKDSLSKELGLDPEKVSKWFKNARYLALKTRRYQSEGEQLQSFTSKISTDSISQIVEKDELLKSTVSKITVIHSQKDGKNITGKEKNNLSDSLLKKRQQQEIPPPLERENGNKDSMEVSNDVKLKKMLKKRKRGVNIIFEGDSQAAELEFERLSKVKRKLDSMKQKLNEVQNCRAKGSNEPSIIYVPTAQLREKVEK comes from the exons ATGCGGGATGTGGATAGTTTAAATAGCGAAGGATCTGGAAAATCTAGTTACTCACAGGAACAGACTATGTCCAAGCTAGTTTCCTCGAAATTCAAAACAAGTAGCACAAAATGCCAAGAGAAGAAACACAAAGTTAAGTTAAAATCTCATAAACACAGAGCTggtacaaacaaatcaaagaagaCAGTTACGGATTCTTCCATCAAGGCACCGCTTGAGGATTCTTCGAATAAAAAAGTGATTATTAGAAAATATCGGCATAAAACCGATGGGAAATCTTCGCGGATGCTGTCTTCAACAAAGCTAGAAGGAGGAAAAAATTCTCATAGTTCTGGAATAGAGGGGAATGATGTTGATGGGgaggaaaagattaaaaaacataagagaagaaagaagaaaagacaaAGGAATAACATGGATGTTGATGATGCTTCACGCCTGCGAAGGAGAACAAGGTACctcttaatcaaaatgaagctAGAGCAGAACCTTATCGATGCTTACTCTGGAGAAGGTTGGAAAGGTCAAAG TCGGGAGAAGATTAGGCCAGAAAAGGAGCTACTAAGAGCAAAAAAGcagattttaaaatgtaaacttaATATTCGTGATGCCATACGCCAGCTGGATTCTCTTAGTTCTGTGGGTAGCATTGAAGATTCTGCCATTGCTCCAGATGGATCTGTTTATCATGAAAAT ATATTCTGTGCCAATTGCAAACTACATGAAGCTTTCCCAGATAATGATATTATACTCTGTGATGGCACATGCAATCGTGCTTTTCACCAGAGATGTCTCAATCCTCCTTTGGATACTGAAAATA TTCCTCCTGGAGATCAAGGCTGGTTTTGCAAGTTTTGTGAATGTAAGATAGAAATACTAGAGGCAACAAATGCCCATCTTGGGACTCAATTCTCCCTAGACAGTACTTGGCAG GATGTATTCAAGGAAGAGGCTTCTATGCCTGATGGTGACATTGCATTGCTAAATCCAGAAGAAGAATGGCCATCAGATGATCCTGAAGATGATGATTACAATccagagaagaaagaagacagCCACAGCATCGACATAGAAGGAGATGATGGAAATGCATCCAATGATTCAACCAGTTCTTCCAGTCTGTGGTCTTTGAATGGTGAATGTCCTCCAGTAGATGAAGGCGTCAGTCATGAATACTATTCTGTTAATAGCTGCATAGATTCTAATGAATCTGGGGAAATAGCATGTGGCCCTAGGCAGCGTAAAGCTGTTGACTACAAGAAACTCTATGAT GAAATGTTTGGGAAGGATGCTCCACCTTGTGAACAAGTGAGTGAAGATGAAGATTGGGGTCCTggcaaaagaaagagaagagaaaaggagtCTGATGCTGTCAATACTCTTATGACTCTGCATGAAAGTGAGAATAAACATTCCaataatgagaaaaatgataCAACAAGAGAGGGCTCTTCAGGCATACAAATAAGAAGATCTTGTTTCAGGATTCCGGTTGATGCCGTTGAG AAACTTCGCCAAGCTTTTGCAGAGAATGAGCTTCCTCCAAGATCTGTGAAGGACAGTCTTTCGAAAGAGTTGGGACTAGATCCTGAAAAG GTTAGCAAATGGTTCAAAAATGCTCGTTACTTAGCACTTAAAACCAGAAGG TATCAATCAGAAGGAGAACAGCTTCAGAGTTTCACTTCTAAGATCTCAACGGACTCTATATCTCAAATTGTGGAGAAAGATGAGCTTTTGAAATCAACGGTCTCCAAAATTACTGTGATTCATTCCCAGAAGGATGGTAAAAACATCACAGgcaaagagaaaaataacttATCTGACAGTCTTTTGAAGAAAAGGCAACAACAAGAAATACCTCCACCTttggaaagagaaaatggcaACAAG GATTCTATGGAGGTCAGCAATGATGTTAAGTTGAAGAAAATgctgaaaaaaaggaaaagaggggtaaatattatatttgaagGAGATTCTCAGGCAGCAGAGTTGGAATTTGAAAGACTCAGCAAAGTGAAGAGGAAACTAGATAGCATGaagcagaaattaaatgaaGTTCAAAATTGCAGAGCAAAGGGTTCAAATGAACCCTCTATTATATATGTACCCACAGCCCAATTAAGGGAAAaggttgaaaaataa
- the LOC100783619 gene encoding protein CHLOROPLAST IMPORT APPARATUS 2 isoform X2 produces the protein MSSSCGRTHGFNLDLAKSSSTSTLTSPTSSPSSTTTSETTNSPQSIIFTKKPRTLRKRPNQTFNEAATLLSTAHPNLFSIKNLKKPEKFTKPVTENISHSSEPLLLFRECENNDNDAFSFLLESKRGFQTESNKVFFGVRENINKPCELSTSVPNCDEFESEEFDCQSMLDEEIEEGIDSIMGGGGGRVEEDDVNRAASCHGGDGEKFGCVRALRRDDTKWWNFCVVDMLQISPRMKHAAAEDLVPATAMATTTEKTKTKNKKSKKELSEVAVSKGLRLKLNYDGVRSAWSNRGSPFADGSPGNDVTLRCSSLARDLNKSKRKKDMSISWWREGGVRKASVLRYKEKKQIRHQFRIVNAHQRPRMKA, from the exons ATGAGTTCAAGCTGCGGAAGAACCCATGGATTCAATTTGGACTTGGCCAAATCCTCATCCACCTCAACCCTAACTTCACCCACCTCCTCTCCTTCTTCAACAACAACCTCGGAAACCACCAACTCCCCCCAATCAATAATCTTCACGAAAAAACCTCGTACCCTCCGAAAGCGACCGAACCAAACCTTCAATGAAGCCGCCACACTCCTCTCCACAGCTCATCCGAACCTCTTCTcaataaaaaacctaaaaaaaccCGAAAAGTTCACCAAACCAGTAACAGAAAATATTAGCCACTCGTCAGAACCGTTATTACTGTTCAGAGAGTGTGAAAATAACGACAACGACGCGTtctcttttctccttgaaaGCAAACGTGGTTTCCAAACGGAGTCGAACAAGGTCTTCTTCGGCGTGCGAGAGAATATTAATAAGCCTTGCGAATTGAGCACTTCAGTGCCGAATTGCGATGAATTTGAGAGTGAAGAGTTCGATTGCCAATCGATGCTCGACGAGGAAATAGAGGAAGGAATCGATAGCATCatgggaggaggaggaggaagagttGAAGAGGATGATGTTAATCGTGCCGCTTCGTGTCACGGCGGTGACGGCGAGAAATTCGGTTGCGTGAGGGCTCTACGGCGAGATGATACGAAGTGGTGGAATTTTTGTGTGGTTGACATGCTTCAAATCTCGCCGCGGATGAAGCACGCTGCGGCGGAGGATTTGGTTCCGGCCACCGCAATGGCAACAACGACCGAGAAGACAAAGACGAAGAACAAGAAAAGCAAAAAG GAATTATCAGAGGTAGCAGTGAGTAAGGGCTTGCGGTTGAAATTGAATTACGACGGTGTTCGGAGTGCTTGGTCCAATCGGGGGTCGCCATTTGCCGATGGTTCGCCGGGAAATGACGTCACCCTACGTTGCTCGTCTCTCGCTCGCGATTTGAAtaagtctaaaagaaaaaag GACATGTCGATTTCTTGGTGGAGGGAGGGAGGAGTAAGAAAAGCTAGTGTGCTACGCTATAAAGAAAAGAAGCAGATCAGACATCAGTTTAGGATAGTCAACGCACATCAACGGCCCAGAATGAAGGCATGA
- the LOC100816387 gene encoding uncharacterized protein: protein MALRRFYNEIKGKRVSEVPEHVKPMLSLSYIKKAIQRGFDNYHAKYIETSSPDPIFHVCYGGMIFSYLVALPHERRHLLHAQEHAQQHH from the coding sequence ATGGCGCTGAGGAGATTCTACAACGAGATCAAGGGGAAGAGGGTGAGCGAGGTCCCTGAGCACGTGAAGCCGATGCTGTCCCTGAGCTACATCAAGAAAGCGATTCAGAGAGGCTTCGACAATTACCATGCCAAGTACATTGAAACCAGTTCCCCTGATCCCATCTTCCATGTCTGCTACGGCGGCATGATCTTCTCCTACCTCGTCGCTCTCCCCCACGAGCGCCGCCACCTCCTCCACGCCCAGGAGCACGCTCAGCAGCATCACTGA
- the LOC100783084 gene encoding putative clathrin assembly protein At5g57200: MGTFQSFRKAYGALKDSTKVGLAKVNSEYKELDIAIVKATNHVEYPPKERHVRKIFYATSAHQPRADVAYCIHKLSKRLSKTQSWIVAIKTLIVIHRTLREGDPTFREEILNYSRRGHILHISNFKDDSSPLAWDCSAWVRVYALFLEERLECFRVLKYDIESERLTKASPAVNKAHSRTRLLDSNDLLEQLPALQQLLYRLIGCQPEGCAYRNHLVQYALALVLKESFKIYCALNDGIINLVDMFFDMTRHDAVKALNIYKRAGQQAENLADFYDYCKGLDLARNFQFPTLRQPPPSFLATMEEYIKEAPQTGHVNKRLVRKSDYQENDESSKEESESNESAEPQANEEQAEEVNGEESVEEEEEKPKQEEEAESPPFISTDDGIDDLLGLNEINPKVMELEESNAMALAIVPSGGNNPNNLALSNIDGTIGWELSLVTAPSNHSSQAPDRRMAGGFDKLLLDSLYEDENARRQLQLQNAGYGHGGTMDIHNNPFDHYNQHDPFAMSNNIAPPPSVQMALMSQQQQQQQMVFQQQQMMYQQPQQHNNNMMMVPHQQQQPYNQFPHQMQNSGSHNPFGDPLPVPNYNHSSMPQRGNYNLI; the protein is encoded by the exons ATGGGAACGTTTCAGAGCTTCAGAAAAGCCTATGGAGCTCTCAAGGACTCAACCAAGGTTGGCCTCGCCAAAGTCAATAGTGAATACAAG GAGTTGGATATTGCAATTGTAAAGGCCACCAATCATGTGGAATATCCTCCCAAGGAACGTCATGTTCGAA AAATATTCTATGCAACATCAGCACACCAGCCACGGGCAGATGTGGCATACTGTATTCACAAACTTTCTAAGAGACTTTCTAAGACGCAAAGTTGGATA GTTGCTATAAAGACATTGATAGTCATTCACAGGACTTTGAGAGAGGGTGATCCCACCTTTAGAGAAGAGATTCTTAACTACTCCCGCAGGGGACATATTCTCCATATATCCAATTTCAAAGATGATTCAAGCCCTCTAG CTTGGGATTGTTCTGCATGGGTTCGAGTCTATGCACTATTTTTAGAAGAAAGACTTGAATGTTTTAGAGTCCTTAAATATGACATAGAATCCGAGCGTTTAACAAAAGCATCACCAGCTGTAAATAAA GCACATAGCAGAACTCGATTGTTGGATAGTAATGATCTGTTGGAGCAGCTACCGGCACTACAACAACTTCTATATCGCCTTATTGGTTGTCag CCTGAAGGATGTGCTTACCGTAATCATCTAGTACAATATGCGTTGGCCCTG GTTTTGAAAGAAAGTTTCAAAATATACTGCGCACTCAATGATGGAATCATCAATCTTGTTGACATG TTCTTTGATATGACAAGACATGACGCAGTGAAGGCTCtaaacatttataaaagagCTGGCCAACAG GCTGAGAATCTTGCTGACTTCTATGATTACTGCAAAGGCTTGGACCTTGCTAGGAATTTCCAATTTCCAACACTGAGACAG CCACCTCCCTCTTTCCTTGCAACAATGGAAGAATACATTAAAGAAGCACCCCAGACAGGCCATGTTAATAAGAGACTGGTAAGAAAAAGTGAT TATCAAGAAAATGATGAATCGTCTAAAGAGGAATCAGAATCCAATGAATCTGCagagcctcaagcaaatgagGAACAAGCTGAGGAAGTCAATGGGGAAGAGTCAgtagaagaggaagaagaaaaacctAAGCAGGAGGAGGAGGCAGAGTCTCCTCCTTTTATATCAACTGATGATGGTATAGATGATTTGCTG GGTCTTAATGAAATAAATCCAAAAGTTATGGAATTGGAGGAAAGCAATGCTATGGCTCTTGCAATTGTACCATCTGGTG GAAATAATCCAAACAATCTTGCTTTGAGTAACATTGACGGGACTATTGGATGGGAACTTTCACTTGTTACTGCACCAAGTAACCATTCCAGTCAAGCCCCGGATCGCagaatg GCTGGTGGTTTTGACAAGCTATTACTGGATAGTCTATATGAAGATGAAAATGCCAGGAGACAACTCCAACTCCAAAATGCAGGTTATGGACATGGTGGAACAATGGATATACATAACAACCCATTTGATCATTACAATCAGCATGATCCATTTGCAATGTCCAACAACATTGCACCTCCCCCCAGTGTGCAAATGGCATTAATGtctcaacaacaacagcaacaacaaatgGTGTTCCAACAGCAGCAAATGATGTACCAACAACCacaacaacacaacaacaacatgaTGATGGTCCCTCACCAACAGCAACAACCATATAACCAATTCCCTCATCAGATGCAGAATTCAGGTTCTCATAATCCATTTGGAGATCCCTTACCGGTACCAAACTATAATCATAGTTCCATGCCCCAACGTggaaattacaatttaatataG
- the LOC100783619 gene encoding protein CHLOROPLAST IMPORT APPARATUS 2 isoform X1 has translation MSSSCGRTHGFNLDLAKSSSTSTLTSPTSSPSSTTTSETTNSPQSIIFTKKPRTLRKRPNQTFNEAATLLSTAHPNLFSIKNLKKPEKFTKPVTENISHSSEPLLLFRECENNDNDAFSFLLESKRGFQTESNKVFFGVRENINKPCELSTSVPNCDEFESEEFDCQSMLDEEIEEGIDSIMGGGGGRVEEDDVNRAASCHGGDGEKFGCVRALRRDDTKWWNFCVVDMLQISPRMKHAAAEDLVPATAMATTTEKTKTKNKKSKKVVKKLTEELSEVAVSKGLRLKLNYDGVRSAWSNRGSPFADGSPGNDVTLRCSSLARDLNKSKRKKDMSISWWREGGVRKASVLRYKEKKQIRHQFRIVNAHQRPRMKA, from the exons ATGAGTTCAAGCTGCGGAAGAACCCATGGATTCAATTTGGACTTGGCCAAATCCTCATCCACCTCAACCCTAACTTCACCCACCTCCTCTCCTTCTTCAACAACAACCTCGGAAACCACCAACTCCCCCCAATCAATAATCTTCACGAAAAAACCTCGTACCCTCCGAAAGCGACCGAACCAAACCTTCAATGAAGCCGCCACACTCCTCTCCACAGCTCATCCGAACCTCTTCTcaataaaaaacctaaaaaaaccCGAAAAGTTCACCAAACCAGTAACAGAAAATATTAGCCACTCGTCAGAACCGTTATTACTGTTCAGAGAGTGTGAAAATAACGACAACGACGCGTtctcttttctccttgaaaGCAAACGTGGTTTCCAAACGGAGTCGAACAAGGTCTTCTTCGGCGTGCGAGAGAATATTAATAAGCCTTGCGAATTGAGCACTTCAGTGCCGAATTGCGATGAATTTGAGAGTGAAGAGTTCGATTGCCAATCGATGCTCGACGAGGAAATAGAGGAAGGAATCGATAGCATCatgggaggaggaggaggaagagttGAAGAGGATGATGTTAATCGTGCCGCTTCGTGTCACGGCGGTGACGGCGAGAAATTCGGTTGCGTGAGGGCTCTACGGCGAGATGATACGAAGTGGTGGAATTTTTGTGTGGTTGACATGCTTCAAATCTCGCCGCGGATGAAGCACGCTGCGGCGGAGGATTTGGTTCCGGCCACCGCAATGGCAACAACGACCGAGAAGACAAAGACGAAGAACAAGAAAAGCAAAAAGGTGGTGAAGAAATTAacagag GAATTATCAGAGGTAGCAGTGAGTAAGGGCTTGCGGTTGAAATTGAATTACGACGGTGTTCGGAGTGCTTGGTCCAATCGGGGGTCGCCATTTGCCGATGGTTCGCCGGGAAATGACGTCACCCTACGTTGCTCGTCTCTCGCTCGCGATTTGAAtaagtctaaaagaaaaaag GACATGTCGATTTCTTGGTGGAGGGAGGGAGGAGTAAGAAAAGCTAGTGTGCTACGCTATAAAGAAAAGAAGCAGATCAGACATCAGTTTAGGATAGTCAACGCACATCAACGGCCCAGAATGAAGGCATGA